From the Hevea brasiliensis isolate MT/VB/25A 57/8 chromosome 15, ASM3005281v1, whole genome shotgun sequence genome, one window contains:
- the LOC110671668 gene encoding heat stress transcription factor A-5 has protein sequence MEVAPSSASSAVLGGGGGGPAPFLLKTYDMVDDSSTDEIVSWSSNKNSFVVWNPPEFARLLLPTYFKHNNFSSFIRQLNTYGFRKIDPERWEFANEDFVKDQKHLLKNIHRRKPIHSHSHPQGSSGDPERVALEEEIDRLARDKASLEASVAGSKQQRSVEKLQLEDLTQRMDSMEQRQEKLLICLEKAVQNPAFIEHLARKIDSMDFSAYNKKRRLPQVDHSKLIAENSFVDNHSCSRPEFGNVINQDFSNKLRLELSPAVSDINLVSNSTQSSIEDGGSPQRKISEGDLKDAPPRTSCLLFAAETLELADTGTSYAYKVDPSFPKKVTVNETPGLHLLQQNFTSNEEVDGHISCHLNLTLASSPLQVNRNPYPSRMPQLHQQMCKHSESQFNDNGKESDMMVISVDTNAGDGDTTLSSSKEAPNSNQGPSAAPARVNDVFWEQFLTERPGSSEYEEANSNYRANPYDEQEDRRSSHGVVRNVKNMEHLSL, from the exons ATGGAAGTGGCCCCAAGCTCAGCCTCCTCCGCCGTGTTGGGCGGAGGAGGCGGAGGACCGGCACCGTTCTTATTGAAGACGTACGATATGGTGGATGACTCGTCGACGGATGAGATCGTGTCCTGGAGCTCGAACAAGAACAGCTTCGTGGTATGGAATCCTCCAGAATTCGCTCGACTCCTCCTTCCTACTTACTTCAAGCACAACAATTTCTCCAGCTTCATCAGGCAATTAAATACATAT GGATTCAGAAAGATTGATCCTGAGAGATGGGAATTTGCCAATGAAGATTTTGTGAAAGATCAAAAGCATCTTCTCAAAAATATCCATCGAAGGAAACCAATTCACAGTCATAGTCACCCTCAGGGTTCTTCGGGGGATCCTGAAAGGGTAGCACTTGAGGAAGAAATAGATAGGCTTGCACGAGACAAGGCCTCACTTGAGGCAAGTGTTGCAGGAAGCAAGCAGCAGCGGTCAGTTGAAAAGCTTCAGTTGGAAGATCTGACTCAGCGGATGGATAGTATGGAGCAGAGGCAGGAAAAATTGTTGATTTGCTTAGAGAAGGCAGTTCAGAACCCTGCCTTTATTGAACATCTTGCTCGAAAAATAGATTCCATGGATTTTTCTGCATATAATAAGAAAAGACGACTGCCTCAAGTTGATCACTCAAAGTTGATTGCAGAAAATAGTTTTGTGGACAATCACAGCTGTTCTAGACCCGAGTTTGGGAATGTTATCAATCAAGACTTCTCAAATAAGCTGAGACTAGAATTGTCACCAGCTGTATCAGATATTAATTTGGTCTCAAATAGCACACAGAGTTCCATTGAAGATGGGGGAAGTCCACAGAGGAAAATATCTGAAGGAGACCTAAAAGATGCACCACCAAGAACATCTTGTCTACTATTTGCGGCTGAAACACTTGAACTTGCAGATACTGGGACATCTTATGCATATAAGGTGGATCCGTCTTTCCCCAAAAAAGTGACTGTAAATGAAACCCCAGGACTGCATTTGCTGCAGCAgaattttacttctaatgaagaaGTTGATGGCCATATTTCCTGCCATCTAAATCTAACTCTGGCATCTTCTCCACTTCAAGTCAATAGGAATCCCTATCCATCTAGGATGCCTCAACTACATCAGCAAATGTGCAAACATTCAGAGTCACAGTTTAATGACAATGGTAAAGAATCTGATATGATGGTTATCTCAGTGGACACAAATGCAGGTGATGGAGATACAACTTTATCTTCATCGAAGGAAGCCCCAAATAGCAATCAAGGGCCTTCTGCTGCTCCAGCTCGAGTAAATGATGTATTTTGGGAACAGTTCCTAACTGAAAGACCAGGCTCTTCTGAATACGAAGAGGCAAATTCTAATTATAGGGCAAATCCATATGATGAGCAGGAAGACAGAAGGTCTAGCCATGGAGTGGTGAGAAATGTTAAAAATATGGAGCATCTCTCTCTTTGA